The Cryptococcus neoformans var. grubii H99 chromosome 10, complete sequence genome segment AGTCTCGCTGATTCACACGCTGAGTCATCGCCACTTCTCAGCTTCTCCCATATTTTGTAACAATTTCAGCTTACgcttggagatgagatTGCAGGTGCTTGGTGATGAGGTTGCAGACAGAGGCGTTATGGTAGAGATAGAGATGCTTATGTGGAAGGTTAAAGACAAACGTGGATGAGGGGAGGTATTTATGTAAATTGGAAATAGATGAAAAGAATTTCGCTGCTGACAACGGCGACTTGTTTGGTTGAGTGTACTGGTACAGTTGAATGGCCATAGGACGTGCATGCAGCGCGCATCTGCGTGCGCCAGCCAGTTGCGTGGCCTTAGCGTGAACCAAACAAAGGGCAGCCTGCATGCAACGCCTATTTTCCATGCTACTTTCCACGCTTTTCCAGCCGCGTGCCTTGTCGTATTCACGTTAGGTGCACGCCTCCTTTGGCACCACGCCAGGTCCATGTCGAACCAGTTGCGTGCCCCGGACCTGTCCACGCGAAAACTTCCCACAATGTGAAATATGACGTACATACACGTATCTGCtgtgttttttttttctctttatCCCATGTTGTAATCGGTAGTACGAGTAATTAGTAGTACCGAGAAAGAGGTGAGCAGCCAAATAAACTCAACAAGTAACCTTTTatatgaagatggaaatTCCATCGCACCGCTGTCAGAGGTATCTGAGAATCGGTGTTAGCCGTCGGCCGCCATAAGATCGTAATTGTCATCATGGTCTCAATGCTCACCCTGAGGTGTAAGTCGATAAGAGGATAGTGGGTGCGTCTATAATTTCATTCAGTTCAGGAGGCCAAGCTGCCGGCGGCCTCGGCCACACAATTGCCGCACACAATCGACGATACCTGAAGGGAAACTTTCGGGAAATCGTGCAAAAATTGGCAACAGTTAAGGTAACACGGCGACGATCGAAGATTGATTGACTTTTTCCTCATGATTTGATATGCTGTTCTTCGACAGTTGTTTTCCTTGCTGACCTCTGCATGCACACTGGTCGTATATGATTATCTCATCCTACAACGCGCAGTATGTAACTGTTATGTGTTCCTGGCGGTCTTTTAATGTACGCGTTGCTCTTTGGGTATTGACAAACGACAAGAATATCACTCAAAGGATGTGGAGGGAGAGGCATCCGATTTGTTCGTGtcaaggagaaaaaggatcGGTGGGCCGAAGCGGCAGATgtaaaagaaaaaaaaaaaaaaaaacataaTCACAGAGTATGTTGTAATCTTTGCCGACCAGGTTCTGTTCCTGATGGAAAGATTAGAACACTGTCCTTTTGCGCGATTTCGAAAAACTACGTCACCGTAACCAGGCCTCCCTAAAATACGGAAATTGAACACTGCATCAATTTCATTATTGACTAAACGATGATTGACTAAGCCAAGTCCACGAATATCCAAGAAGCAAAAAAGGGCATTGGCCTGTAAAAACAGGAGGGGGTTGAGGGGCTCGGTGTGCTGGGAGGCGGGGTTCAAAAGAGGGGCAAGGGGGGGCTGGTGAAAACTCAGGGAGAACAAGGAGCCTCTTACTGCGAAAAGTCTGGGGTCAATTCTCCCACCTTTTCAAAGGGTGAGAGAATACTGATAATTTTTAATAATATAGAGCACCACATGGCCCTGATAGCCGCCTCCATATTGCGGACTTCCGTCGCACGAAAAATAATCGAAGTCATTACCAAATACCCAAACAAACCAACTGCTCTCTCCGCATTGGGTCGATTAACTAAGGATAAAGGGGGGATGACGAAGGTACCGTGGAAGTCAGAGCAGGCGTCTGTCAACACAATTCGAGATGCTCTGACGGGTGACACAATCACATCCGGCCCCCTCGGCTGTCCTCCATGGTAATATGGACTCGAGGGAGGGTCTCTTCTCGTCGACCTCTTTCAACGaattatatatatataatatTGCGACTCAAATcttctatatatataatatTGCCACTCAATCTTCCAATCACATAACAATAATTTACATCGTCTCAAGAAACTCAGCTTGGGAGGACATTCTATACACACACACCAGTCACAACACAAAAAACAACAATAATGGGCGGtggtgctgctgctggtggtgaCTTTGATGCTCTCCTTACTCAAAATCAAAATGGAGGATGGCGGGGTCTCTTCAATAACGGCCGAGCTCTTGGTTTGGCTTGTTTCGCCTCTATTGGCGGTGTGCTCTATGGTTACAACCAGGTATGTTAACCATTCCTCGATTGCCTACCATCTGCTCATATTCTACATTACAGGGTGTTTTCGGTCAAGTCCAAGTCATGTACAGCTTTGAACAGCGATACATGGCTACTGTAAGTTCTCGACAACTCCTTTCACATTGCATCTGCTAATTCTTCTGTCTGCAGTTGGACAACACTGATACCAAGGGTCTCTTGACCTCTATTCTCGAACTTGGCGCTTTCCTCGGTGCTCTCATGGCTGGCCCTTTGGCTGACAGATTTTCCCGAAAGGTGTGCGATTGcgtcttctcttttctttctttacttatttccttcctttcccaccGCTAACATGTTCACTCAGTTCTCCATTTCTGCCTGGTGTATCGTCTTTATGATGGGTACTGCCATTCAAACCGGTGCCAACTCTAACGTCGCGTGCATCTACGGTAAGTAAAACTTTGCGGGTTTACTCCGGTGATGATGTCGGTGCTCACACTAAGTCCAGCTGGTCGATGGTTCGCAGGTATGGGTATCGGTGCTCTTTCTATGCTTGTTCCTATGTTCAATGCCGAGTTGGCTCCTCCTGGTATTCGGGGTTCATTGGTCGCTCTTCAACAATTGGCCATTACTTTCGGAATCATGGTTTCTTACTGGATCGGTTATGGTACTAACTGTGAGTGCTGTAGCTTTGTCGGATTCTAGTGCCAGTACTAATAAACGCGGAAAACCAGACATTGGCGGTACCGGTGCCGGCCAGACTACCGCTGCTTGGCGAATTCCCCTCGGTCTCCAGCTCGTTCCTTCTCTGGTTCTCTGTGTCGGTTCTTGCTTCCTTCCTTACTCCCCCCGATGGCTCATGCTCAAAGGCAAGTGCTTGCCTCCTGCTTTCAATCGACATATagctcatcatcaccctGATAGGTCGTGAGGAGGAATGTCTTACCAATTTGGCCATGCTCCGAAAGTCTACCGAGGATGCCCCCGAAGTCCAGTACGAGTTCCGTGCCCTTCAGGCCGAGCGTCTCGTCGAGCGTGAGGCCGCCAAGGAACGATACGGCCAGGAGGACGTCAACTTCCGAGTCACCATGGCCGAGTACAAGAGGTTGTTCACTACCAaaccccttcttcaccgacTTATGCTTGGTGCCGGTTGCCAGACTTTGCAACAATGGACTGGTATTAACGCTATCATCTACTACGCTCCTACCATCTTCGAGCAGATCGGTCTTAGCGGTGCCGGTGCTGGTGGTACTATCAGTCTTTTGGCCACTGGTATCGTCGGTATCGTGCAGTTTGTTTTCACTATCCCTGCCGTCCTTTTCGTCGACAATGTGTGTACCTCTTCTGTTTTATAATGATTCTCAACACATTTGCAGTAACTGACAGCCTGGTATAGTTCGGTCGAAAGCCTATTCTTGCCTGGGGCGAAGCCAACATGGGCATCTCTCACGCTATCATCGCCGCTATCGTTGCCGTCTACGGTGACAAATTCGATACCAACAAGAAGGCTGGTAATGCCGCTGTTTTCTTTGTAAGCCGCATGATACTAGCAGACAATCGAGCAGCCATTAACAGTTACATTTCAGATCTACTGGTACATTGTCAACTTTGCCTGCACCTGGGGTCCCTTGGCTTGGGTTGTATCCGCTGAAGTCTTCCCTCTCGACATGCGTGCTAAGGGTATGAGTGTCTCTTCCGGTGCGAACTGGATTGTAAGTCTTCTTCAGAATGTTGTCTTTTTCAACCTCGCTAATCACCATTATAGATGAACTTCACCGTGGCCATGGTTACCCCTCACATGATCGAAAGCATTGGTTACAAGACTTACATCGTCTTCATGTGCTTCTGTGTTGTCGGCTTCTTGTTCTCCATACTCATCCTTCCCGAACTCAAGGGTCTCTCTCTCGAAGAAGTCGACCAGCTCTTCCACGACACTTCTGGTGCGGAGGACCGAGCACGACGAGAGCGTATTGCTGCCCAGATTGGTTTGGACAAGGTTGCTAACCAGATCCAGCACCAGGAGAAGGCTAATGATTCCGAAGTTTAAAGGAATGTTGTTTTATACCTTCTCTTCGTTTTCGAGTTTCACCGTTATAGTAACATCTTATCAAGCTGGATAAGAAGATAGAATTTAGAATTTTAGAGTCTTCGTACTGGTAATGTAGCATTAGCATTTATGTTATCATCTCATTTCACGCAGTCATACATAGATGATTGATTCTCAAGATTGGTTATGAACAGTATTCGTTGATCCACCATCTGCCTCACTTATGTTATCCATTCATTAAAAACTCTCAACCTTCATGCCACATAATAAAATAACTGGGGGCAACTCTGCCGAAACTTATGCCCATTTCTCCACGGGTCACGAGTCGGAATGTCAATCTGCGACGCTTAAGAAGTTTTCTCAAAATGACTAAATGGGTCTTGGGAAGTCGAATCGTCGTCCTCTGAAGTATCATTCTCATTGACTCCTGAAATGCAAAAAGTCTCTGAGTTGACATCTGGCCCAACTACTTCCGGAAAGTGAGCTTGAGTTTCGATTGTTCAATGATCATGGTTTGGAACCCAAACATTGGCGGATCGGGGGTATGGAACCCGGCGAGAAAGAGCGAGGTCCACAGGCTCAGTCATTACTGTGGATAGATTGTTGATCACATACGAAAGACGGTAGAAGAGAAACCTAACATGACCTCACaagggaggaagatcaGATTTGAACCCTTGTTTGTGCCGGCGCTAAGCGCTCTGTGAGATACATTAAGTATTGATAGGCTAGCTTATCATTTTGAACGAGATGATACGTGCCATGTGTCCAGTTTGGCCAGAAGATCGTGGTCAAGTGTACAATGCTGTTACTGGAAAGATTGGTTTGAGCTGTGTCAGGATTTAGCCTTTCAGATCTTCGTGAAGCCCAACTCCCGATCAAGCCTGCCCAAATCTCCAGTGCCGCCATCTCATGGCCCTCTTCCCCCGTTATACCTTCATCTAAACCATCAGCAGCATTGCTGCCGTCATTGCCCAACTCAGTACTAGATGGGCTGAAAAAAGCCTAAGCGTTGGCCTCTCAATCAATGCTCGCAAACAAAGCCCGTCAGCCAAAAGACACATTTTCCTGAACAACTTACAATCTTATCCATAAATTTTCAGCCCACAATTTTTCCCTCGAGCATTTGATATCATCATGTCGATAAATTATAGCAGGGCTGAAGTCGTTAATTACAGGTGGATTAGCCGCAGAAGCGATATCGCTTGTGTCCGCATGAACTGAAGGGTGTAATCGTACGGATAGATAATCCGGGAAAGAGATCGTTTGAGGCTGATGTATGCTGGAGAGACGGCTAAGGTAGTCATGTTGATAAACTCAAACTACTTGACTGGGGCTGTAATCGATATGGGAGGACGAACGATGAGGTGAACAAAAAAAACCGCCGTTCCATCAATAGTGATTAATTATGGGTGCTGAAAAAGCTCGTGCgggagagaaaaagcggaaatACATTCCATGGTGTCTCTATTTCCCATTTCTATGGTGACTCCAGAGAGTAATAAtggtggaaagaggggCAATGTAAATAAATGCACCGAGTGTGTATACATCAAGACGAGAAATAAAATGGAGTCAGAATTGGCACTTGGCTAGTTATTTTGAATAGTTACGTAACATCATGCTACGAAAGAAGGTCGCCGCGTCGCGTGCCGGATTGTGAAAACGAAGAGCAATCAAATCATCTCTGACTTGCGAATTTCAttattcttctttgttCTTTGTTCTCTGTCCCTTATACTCATCCCTTGTTGCAGGCAAATCACGCAATGCCCCAAGAACTATCACCTCTCTTCGACCTCGAAAATAACCCCGCCTTGCCAgtctccccttctctcgcatcatctccttcctctttatCTTCCAGCAAACTCAAGCGCCTCTCTTTAATCGCAAAACCGAGAACGTCGTGTCTTGATATCGAGGGGGAAGGACATGTATCCGCAGCTTATGTACGAAGTCTGACCCCAACAATGATGCCCTCTACATCAACTAACGACCCCCGTCGAATTCGACATTCTGTCATCGGAAACCCAGCCGGAATTACATATTCGCCTTCGTCACCTGGAACAGCAGGAAGCCCAAGTGCAAGTTCCATGGGTATAAAAAGTGGGGAAAGCATTCATAGTTCAAGGGGAGCATATACCCAGAGTCCCTACGGGAGCTCGATCAACGTTAGACACGAGGGTGTCGAAGCTGACCGTCAAAGGGTCAATGAAAATGAGTCGCAAACGCTTGACCCTCAAACATTCATGGATAGGTGATTTCCCATCACATTGATTTAACGGTTCCTTCATGCTGATTTCCGGGATTTACTAGACATGCCGATTTCTTACGACTTATTGCGCAGAAAGAACGCAGGGTGCACGAACTGAGAGAGGGTAAGTGCGTTTAATCATTGTATGCCACGCTAtaatggtggtggcggcggtCAGAAACTCGAGAGGAAAGGCGGCCGATACTTTGCTCAACTGTCTCCCCGGTGTACCTGAGCCCCCGAGCAGCTGAGCGTGACAATGTAGTTTTCAAAAGCTCTGTTGATCCTATTTAAACAGAacttcaacaacaagaatCGTCCCTCGAATCACTCAAAGCCCAATGGTCCTCCCTTGTTTCACTTGCTGCACCATCTTCTACcgctcaacctcaaccGTCAAACCCCATATCGCCTTCACATCCGCGCCATCCTCGGACGCGTGGCCGCTTagcctcaacctcaacatccttctccacctctgAATCAACcacctcatcttcctcttcactcgCTACTATTGGCGGGCCTTCCAAGCGTTTACATCgtcattcttcctcctcatcacaCATTCTCACCAAGTCCAATCCAAGCACCAATATCAACGGTGGGGGAGGGTTAGAAAAGGCCTTATCAGGTATAATAACCCATACAGAAGAATATCTCGGCCCCGAAGTTGTGCAAGGGGGAATCAAGTTTCTGGGTAACTTGTGGAAAACAGTGggagctgctgctggggGAAATGTTCCCGTGTCGTCATTCACAGAAAGGGAGGGAGATACacgagggagagaagagaggtgTTTGATGAATGAAGCTGAGGGACAGGATGAAACGAAAAATCAATGGAGTCAGAATTATTGCCAGGGCCAGAGACAGGCTCCAAATCTAAGTacttcatccttcccatCTGCTCGACCGCACAACGCACCTcgttcatcttcatcacctctGTCATCACCAAGCCAGAACGAAACGCGTCGTGATTAATAAAACGGGAGTGCACTGATTTTCCCCGTCAAGTACATCAGACGTGTGCATGCCCGTTTTCTGTTTTCATTCTGCAGCTTCCGATTCTCCACTCCTTACCATCTTCCTTATCTCTTTCGCGTCtttccctcatctcctgGGATCATCTCGAATGGAGCATTTTGAAACATGCATGATAAAAAATCACGTGATTTGTCGGTCATTCTACAAATCGGCGTTTCCTTATCTTATCTTAATCAGCGGATCTCAAAATGCCGAGCTGTACAATCGGCAAACAATTTCGTATAAGAGTTGCGACCGTATACGTAAATACACATTACCTATGCAAGTTATTCTATAGGGAATGAAGCGCGTATATATAGAGCATAGATGCCACTGAAGGAGATGTAAGAGGGTAAGAAGGTTTCTATCTCCGGAACTTTCCAGTGAAGATTTAGGTTCGGTTTAAATAATCCATCTTTAATCGATGTGTCTATGCATTGGCCACTTATTGATATGTTGAGAAGACAATACATGCTATACATATATATTGCAATGCTCATACTTATGTGGCTGTGGAGCAATGTAACTTCGATACTCCACCCTGACTTGAGTAGTGATAAAGAAGGTTGCAATCTTTTCGAATTTCTGTACCGAAGTCAAATCATCTACTGTGGGTGGCATAACGACTAGGGCGAGTTagaaaggatgatggattGATACCCATAATGATTTATCTCAATTATGTATAGCTTGGAGTTACATGAAGATATACATTGGCCATTAGTTGTTCATCATGTCACTGCGATGGTGTAAGGAAGGAGGTAGGAGGAAGGCAGAAAGGAGGACGGAaggaagacggagaagTAGTTTTGGGGTGcagaggagggaggagaaggaagaaggagagaggaagtgTAGGAGGACGGTGCGAGGAGCGTTAGGGAACAGAGAGGTGCGAGCAGAGGGTACAGGGAAAgtgtgaggaagatgaatcAGCTCGTAGAGCTGAGAAACATATAAAACCCATAGTCCTTTGAGTAGAT includes the following:
- a CDS encoding galactose transporter, variant, with the translated sequence MGGGAAAGGDFDALLTQNQNGGWRGLFNNGRALGLACFASIGGVLYGYNQGVFGQVQVMYSFEQRYMATLDNTDTKGLLTSILELGAFLGALMAGPLADRFSRKFSISAWCIVFMMGTAIQTGANSNVACIYAGRWFAGMGIGALSMLVPMFNAELAPPGIRGSLVALQQLAITFGIMVSYWIGYGTNYIGGTGAGQTTAAWRIPLGLQLVPSLVLCVGSCFLPYSPRWLMLKGREEECLTNLAMLRKSTEDAPEVQYEFRALQAERLVEREAAKERYGQEDVNFRVTMAEYKRLFTTKPLLHRLMLGAGCQTLQQWTGINAIIYYAPTIFEQIGLSGAGAGGTISLLATGIVGIVQFVFTIPAVLFVDNFGRKPILAWGEANMGISHAIIAAIVAVYGDKFDTNKKAGNAAVFFIYWYIVNFACTWGPLAWVVSAEVFPLDMRAKGMSVSSGANWIMNFTVAMVTPHMIESIGYKTYIVFMCFCVVGFLFSILILPELKGLSLEEVDQLFHDTSGAEDRARRERIAAQIGLDKVANQIQHQEKANDSEV